The following are from one region of the Hydrogenophaga sp. BPS33 genome:
- a CDS encoding UvrD-helicase domain-containing protein, whose product MSAAPGRSQARSHRSPQGEGTPVTAPAYRINGVSAEREAFYVLACDPTRSIAVEACAGAGKTWMLVSRILRALLDGCAPQDILAITFTKKAAGEMRDRLNTELRRWSGLSDEQLTGELRARGLSAADALRRVPEARGLHARVNALGRTVQVRTFHSWFAALLRGSPLSVLQDMQLPVQYELLEDDARAVAQVWPRFYAALAASPADRQDFMDSVAQHGRHQTLVALKKALDKRVEFALADAAGVVAASVEPFAERYPALGDLATPELALLRPEARSRWHAWAKVLGTEANKTPKDSAAKIIDAFELPDEPSRMQQRLALLRKAFLVADEDRLNSRLAKFEAAQAAELELIELCGALRQHRAWAHHQRMARLARVLLASYAALKRERGWVDMNDVEGAARRLLGDAELSGWLQQRLDARVRHVLIDEFQDTNPLQWQALYGWLSAYAGAGPGEAPCVFLVGDPKQSIYRFRRAEPQVFKAAQAFVVQGLSGALLSCDHTRRCAPAVVEVLNAAMGAAVQAGQYSSDYRAHTTESTAPGEVRSLPQLPRSLRDRHTGACDSGEWRDSLTTPRVLPEDSLAALEAAQAADWVALQIEEEGLHAGDIMVLARRRERLGWMHEALRERGILSEQPEKLDLGESPAVLDVVALLDALVSTRHDLSLARALKSPLCGWSDDDLAQLARLRTRWTPPPGVDGARVRPSWWDVLQRFGSLPVHEQAGQAQAPEQATRFVDTAQRLALYRDWLRTLPPHDALSALYDHGDVLARFAQHVPPGQRAAVLAQLRDLLTQSLAQDGGRFLTTYRFVRALKAGGIKATAVQTPDAVRLLTVHGAKGLEAHTVLMLDTDTGPARPESMGVLVDWPGEAPLPRRFVFLASEKAPPACAVEALQQEQEARALEELNGLYVAMTRAESRLLISSFEPHLRANAPTWYQRLQPLAAPMDTPPPATTHAQSGEGGNGALSFELLGLPAVQPAPAPTPAPAAREAMDDTASRIGLALHRLLQWWPTPSEDFDWGPEHAQAVAREFALDTVQARDALAMARRIIGGDAAWAWDAELLHHWGSEVELFHQGELLRLDRLVRRRDTGEWWVLDHKSAAHPERQPALIAQMRGYRQAVAAANPGDTVRLAFINAQGRLIELQD is encoded by the coding sequence ATGAGCGCAGCGCCGGGCCGTTCCCAAGCACGCTCGCACCGCAGCCCGCAGGGCGAAGGTACTCCAGTGACCGCACCCGCCTACCGCATCAATGGCGTGAGTGCCGAGCGCGAGGCCTTTTACGTTCTCGCATGCGACCCCACCCGCAGCATCGCGGTGGAGGCCTGCGCCGGTGCCGGCAAGACCTGGATGCTGGTCTCGCGCATCCTGCGCGCGCTGCTCGACGGCTGCGCACCCCAAGACATCCTCGCGATCACCTTCACCAAGAAAGCGGCCGGTGAAATGCGCGACCGGCTCAACACCGAACTGCGGCGCTGGTCTGGATTGAGCGACGAACAACTGACTGGCGAATTGCGCGCGCGCGGCCTGAGCGCCGCCGACGCCCTGCGCCGCGTGCCCGAGGCGCGTGGCCTGCACGCGCGCGTCAACGCGCTCGGCCGCACGGTGCAGGTGCGCACCTTCCACAGCTGGTTCGCCGCCTTGCTGCGCGGCTCGCCCTTGTCGGTGTTGCAGGACATGCAATTGCCCGTGCAATACGAACTGCTGGAAGACGATGCGCGCGCCGTGGCGCAGGTCTGGCCGCGTTTCTACGCCGCCTTGGCCGCGAGCCCGGCCGACCGTCAGGACTTCATGGACAGCGTGGCCCAGCACGGCCGGCACCAGACCCTGGTGGCCCTGAAGAAGGCCCTGGACAAGCGCGTGGAGTTCGCGCTGGCCGATGCGGCCGGCGTGGTGGCGGCTTCGGTCGAGCCGTTTGCCGAGCGCTACCCGGCCTTGGGCGACCTGGCAACCCCCGAGCTGGCGCTGCTGCGCCCCGAGGCCCGCAGCCGCTGGCACGCCTGGGCTAAGGTGTTGGGCACCGAGGCCAACAAGACGCCCAAGGACAGCGCCGCCAAGATCATCGACGCCTTCGAACTGCCCGACGAACCCTCACGCATGCAGCAGCGCCTGGCGCTGCTGCGCAAGGCCTTTCTGGTGGCCGACGAAGACCGGCTCAACAGCCGCCTGGCCAAGTTCGAAGCCGCGCAAGCCGCCGAGCTCGAACTCATCGAACTCTGCGGTGCCCTGCGCCAGCACAGGGCCTGGGCGCACCACCAGCGCATGGCGCGGCTCGCACGCGTGTTGCTCGCCAGTTACGCGGCCCTCAAGCGCGAGCGCGGCTGGGTCGACATGAACGACGTGGAAGGCGCGGCCCGCCGCCTGCTGGGCGACGCCGAACTCTCCGGCTGGCTCCAGCAGCGCCTGGACGCGCGCGTGCGCCACGTGCTGATCGACGAGTTCCAGGACACCAACCCGCTGCAGTGGCAGGCGCTGTACGGCTGGCTCTCGGCCTATGCCGGCGCGGGCCCGGGCGAGGCGCCGTGCGTGTTCCTGGTGGGCGACCCCAAGCAGTCGATCTACCGCTTCCGCCGTGCCGAACCCCAGGTGTTCAAAGCCGCCCAGGCCTTCGTGGTGCAGGGGCTCTCGGGTGCGCTGCTCAGTTGCGACCACACGCGCCGTTGTGCGCCTGCGGTGGTCGAGGTGCTCAACGCCGCCATGGGCGCGGCTGTTCAGGCCGGCCAGTACAGCAGCGACTACCGCGCACACACCACCGAGAGCACCGCGCCCGGTGAGGTGCGCAGCCTGCCGCAATTGCCGCGCAGCCTGCGCGATCGCCACACCGGCGCATGCGACAGCGGCGAATGGCGCGACAGCCTCACCACGCCGCGCGTCTTGCCCGAAGACAGCCTGGCCGCGCTCGAAGCCGCGCAGGCAGCCGACTGGGTGGCGCTGCAGATCGAAGAAGAGGGGCTGCACGCCGGCGACATCATGGTGCTCGCGCGCCGGCGCGAACGCCTGGGCTGGATGCACGAAGCCTTGCGCGAGCGCGGCATTTTGAGCGAACAACCCGAGAAGCTCGATCTCGGCGAATCGCCCGCCGTGCTGGACGTGGTCGCGCTGCTGGATGCGCTCGTGTCCACCCGGCACGACCTGAGCCTGGCGCGCGCGCTCAAGTCGCCGCTGTGCGGCTGGAGCGACGACGATCTGGCGCAGCTTGCGCGGCTGCGCACGCGGTGGACGCCACCACCCGGTGTCGATGGCGCGCGCGTGCGGCCTTCGTGGTGGGACGTGTTGCAGCGCTTCGGCAGCCTGCCGGTGCACGAGCAGGCCGGGCAGGCGCAAGCGCCCGAACAAGCCACGCGCTTCGTGGACACCGCACAACGCCTCGCGCTCTACCGCGACTGGTTGCGCACACTGCCGCCGCACGACGCGCTCTCCGCGTTGTACGACCATGGCGATGTGCTCGCGCGTTTCGCGCAGCACGTGCCCCCGGGCCAGCGCGCCGCCGTGCTCGCGCAACTGCGCGATCTGCTCACACAGTCCCTGGCGCAGGACGGTGGGCGCTTTCTCACGACGTACCGCTTCGTGCGCGCGCTCAAGGCCGGTGGCATCAAGGCCACGGCCGTGCAGACGCCCGATGCCGTGCGCCTGCTCACCGTGCATGGCGCCAAAGGCCTGGAAGCCCATACCGTGCTGATGCTCGACACCGACACCGGCCCGGCGCGGCCCGAGAGCATGGGCGTGCTGGTGGACTGGCCGGGCGAAGCACCCTTGCCGCGCCGCTTCGTGTTCCTCGCCAGCGAAAAGGCGCCACCCGCGTGCGCGGTCGAAGCCCTGCAGCAAGAACAGGAAGCGCGCGCGCTGGAAGAACTCAACGGGCTCTACGTGGCCATGACGCGCGCCGAATCGCGCCTGCTGATCTCCAGCTTCGAGCCGCACCTGCGCGCCAACGCGCCCACCTGGTACCAGCGCCTGCAGCCGCTGGCCGCACCGATGGACACGCCGCCGCCCGCCACCACCCATGCGCAAAGCGGCGAAGGCGGCAACGGCGCTTTGAGCTTCGAGCTGCTGGGGCTGCCCGCTGTGCAGCCCGCGCCTGCGCCGACGCCAGCACCCGCGGCGCGCGAGGCCATGGACGACACCGCCAGCCGCATCGGCCTGGCGCTGCACCGCCTGCTGCAATGGTGGCCCACGCCCAGCGAGGATTTCGATTGGGGGCCCGAGCACGCGCAAGCCGTGGCGCGCGAATTCGCGCTCGACACCGTGCAGGCGCGCGACGCCCTGGCCATGGCTCGTCGCATCATCGGCGGTGATGCCGCCTGGGCCTGGGATGCCGAGCTGCTGCACCACTGGGGCAGCGAGGTCGAACTGTTCCACCAGGGCGAGCTGTTGCGCCTGGACCGCCTGGTGCGCCGGCGCGACACCGGCGAATGGTGGGTGCTCGACCACAAAAGCGCCGCGCACCCCGAACGACAGCCCGCGCTGATCGCGCAGATGCGCGGTTATCGGCAGGCCGTTGCGGCGGCCAATCCGGGAGATACCGTGCGGCTGGCCTTCATCAACGCCCAAGGGCGCCTCATCGAACTGCAAGACTGA
- a CDS encoding PD-(D/E)XK nuclease family protein, whose product MTHVSPIGAATTPAPDPGHPSVRHWAAGIAHIDAAARERALPAGRVVVLVPYAQLMDAGRRAWAAAHPSGFAPRFESTRNWAASLRPFLPGPGDLSMDMARDSLMAAALIERVAPARADAALRTVMVGRLVDAARQLAPWAAAVPPEHRLAWAEPLRAAMAPTTSALHWEGLLATLALTWVSTSAYATDVLWAPMAQPGAHADLLVVLQGFQDDPLATALAARWGDRALVLPLGESDWRAGEDRRLHACGDAEDEAQRAAACVIEHINQGRTPVALVANDRLLTRRVSAMLHRAGISVRDETGWKLSTTRAAAQLMSVLRAADARAAMDDVLDLLKQATAWPDAQGQQLEQLAREFGVSRWKAAVQHARLAPAIPQGLPAWIEGLQAARPLTVWLGDLALALKACGLWTSFETDPAGQQLLQALRLGDGAAMELAGVAQAVDAAARSGSRMSLSAFTAWVRDVLEGASFMPRSEGETPVVVLPMAQLLGRHFPATVVPGCDETHLSPSPEPPGDWTAAQRELLGLPSREALAQAAAKAWQATLALPQLDLLWRTQDRGEATLPSAWLQALLPHAARDPREPRVLVCVPQEKPMPSARDVLPEALSASAYQDLRDCPYRFFALRQLRLSEAAELEAEPDQRDMGNWLHAVLRSFHEQRRDARPGREADRAALDRLADETASAMGLNAGEGGAGFLPYQAVWPALREGYLDWLTGFEATEHGPGPRFAQAEAERTSHTGPWKLYGKLDRIDLQHSPEGPIPFVLDYKTESRSKTQERVKEPLEDTQLAFYAALLPDENLRAAYLSITDKRGDSGKDTPTWLVEQPDVLMAREQLREGLAHDMARVAAGQPMPALGEGRVCDFCAARGLCRKDFWSAA is encoded by the coding sequence ATGACGCATGTAAGCCCGATCGGCGCGGCCACGACGCCCGCGCCAGACCCTGGGCACCCTTCGGTTCGACATTGGGCCGCCGGCATTGCGCACATTGACGCGGCCGCCCGCGAGCGCGCCTTGCCCGCCGGCCGCGTGGTCGTGCTCGTGCCCTATGCGCAGCTGATGGATGCAGGCCGGCGCGCCTGGGCCGCCGCACACCCGAGCGGTTTTGCGCCGCGCTTCGAGTCCACGCGCAACTGGGCCGCGAGCCTGCGCCCCTTTCTGCCCGGCCCTGGCGACCTCAGCATGGACATGGCACGCGACAGTCTCATGGCCGCCGCGCTGATCGAGCGCGTGGCGCCCGCGCGCGCCGATGCGGCCTTGCGCACCGTCATGGTGGGGCGGCTGGTCGACGCCGCGCGTCAGCTCGCGCCATGGGCTGCGGCCGTGCCGCCCGAGCATCGACTGGCCTGGGCCGAGCCCTTGCGCGCGGCCATGGCACCCACCACGTCCGCGCTGCATTGGGAAGGCCTTCTGGCGACCCTGGCGCTGACCTGGGTGAGCACGTCCGCCTACGCCACCGACGTGCTGTGGGCACCGATGGCACAACCCGGCGCGCATGCCGATCTGCTGGTGGTGCTGCAGGGCTTTCAAGACGATCCCTTGGCCACGGCGCTGGCCGCTCGGTGGGGCGATCGCGCGCTTGTGCTTCCCTTGGGCGAGAGCGACTGGCGCGCCGGCGAAGACCGCCGCCTGCATGCCTGTGGCGATGCGGAAGACGAAGCGCAACGCGCCGCCGCCTGTGTGATCGAGCACATCAACCAGGGCCGCACGCCGGTGGCCCTGGTGGCCAACGACCGCCTGCTCACGCGCCGCGTGAGCGCCATGCTGCACCGCGCGGGCATCTCGGTGCGCGACGAAACCGGCTGGAAGCTCTCTACCACGCGCGCCGCCGCGCAACTCATGAGTGTGCTGCGCGCGGCCGATGCCCGTGCCGCGATGGACGACGTGCTGGACCTGCTCAAACAAGCCACGGCGTGGCCCGACGCACAGGGCCAGCAGCTGGAGCAACTCGCGCGCGAATTCGGCGTGTCGCGCTGGAAGGCCGCGGTGCAGCACGCGCGGCTCGCACCCGCCATCCCGCAGGGCCTGCCGGCCTGGATCGAAGGCCTTCAGGCCGCGCGCCCCTTGACGGTGTGGCTGGGCGATCTCGCGCTCGCGCTCAAGGCCTGTGGCCTGTGGACATCGTTCGAAACCGACCCGGCCGGGCAGCAATTGCTGCAGGCCCTGCGTCTGGGCGACGGCGCGGCGATGGAGTTGGCCGGTGTGGCGCAAGCGGTGGACGCTGCGGCGCGCAGCGGTTCGCGCATGTCCTTGAGCGCGTTCACTGCCTGGGTGCGCGACGTGCTGGAAGGCGCGAGCTTCATGCCGCGCAGCGAGGGCGAGACCCCCGTGGTGGTCTTGCCCATGGCACAACTGCTGGGCCGCCATTTCCCTGCCACCGTGGTGCCCGGCTGCGACGAGACGCACCTGAGCCCCAGCCCCGAGCCCCCGGGCGACTGGACGGCGGCCCAGCGCGAGCTGCTGGGCCTGCCGTCGCGCGAGGCGCTGGCGCAGGCGGCGGCGAAAGCCTGGCAGGCCACGCTGGCCTTGCCGCAGCTCGACCTGCTGTGGCGCACCCAAGACCGTGGTGAAGCCACCTTGCCCAGTGCCTGGTTGCAAGCGCTTTTGCCGCACGCGGCGCGGGACCCCCGTGAGCCCCGCGTGCTCGTGTGCGTGCCGCAGGAAAAGCCAATGCCCAGCGCGCGCGACGTGCTGCCCGAAGCACTCTCGGCCAGTGCCTACCAGGACCTGCGCGACTGCCCCTACCGCTTCTTCGCCTTGCGGCAGCTGCGCCTGTCCGAAGCGGCCGAACTCGAAGCCGAGCCCGATCAGCGCGACATGGGCAACTGGCTGCACGCCGTGTTGCGCAGCTTTCACGAACAGCGCCGCGATGCCCGGCCTGGGCGCGAAGCCGACCGCGCCGCGCTCGACCGGCTCGCCGACGAAACCGCGAGCGCCATGGGCCTCAACGCAGGCGAGGGCGGTGCCGGCTTTCTGCCCTACCAGGCGGTGTGGCCGGCCCTGCGCGAAGGCTATCTGGATTGGCTGACCGGTTTCGAAGCCACCGAACACGGACCCGGGCCGCGCTTCGCACAAGCCGAGGCCGAACGCACCAGCCACACAGGGCCGTGGAAGCTCTACGGCAAGCTCGACCGCATCGACCTGCAGCACAGCCCCGAAGGCCCGATTCCCTTCGTGCTCGACTACAAGACCGAGAGCCGCAGCAAGACCCAGGAGCGCGTGAAGGAACCGCTGGAGGACACGCAGTTGGCCTTCTACGCCGCCTTGCTGCCCGATGAGAACCTGCGCGCCGCGTACCTCAGCATCACCGACAAGCGTGGCGACAGTGGCAAGGACACCCCGACCTGGCTGGTCGAGCAGCCCGACGTGCTGATGGCGCGCGAGCAACTGCGCGAAGGTTTGGCGCACGACATGGCGCGCGTGGCCGCCGGCCAGCCCATGCCCGCGCTGGGCGAAGGCCGCGTGTGCGACTTCTGCGCCGCGCGTGGCCTGTGCCGCAAAGATTTCTGGAGTGCCGCATGA
- the trxA gene encoding thioredoxin TrxA, producing MASDLIKHVSDASFQADVLDAGAPVLVDFWAEWCGPCKMIAPILDEVAGSYNGKLQIAKLNVDDNRDVPAKFGIRGIPTLMLFKDGQLAATKVGAVSKAQLTAFIDQQLT from the coding sequence ATGGCCAGCGACCTGATCAAACACGTTTCCGATGCCAGCTTCCAGGCTGATGTGCTGGATGCCGGTGCACCGGTGCTCGTGGACTTCTGGGCCGAATGGTGTGGTCCTTGCAAGATGATCGCGCCCATCCTCGACGAAGTGGCGGGCTCGTACAACGGCAAGCTGCAGATCGCCAAGCTCAACGTCGACGACAACCGCGACGTGCCCGCCAAGTTCGGCATCCGCGGCATCCCCACGCTCATGCTGTTCAAGGACGGCCAGCTCGCCGCCACCAAGGTGGGAGCCGTGAGCAAGGCACAGCTCACCGCCTTCATCGATCAGCAACTGACCTGA
- the rho gene encoding transcription termination factor Rho, with protein sequence MHLNELKALHVSEVLKQAEALEIENPGRMRKQELMFAIIKKRAKGGELVYADGVLEVLPDGFGFLRAPDTSYTASTDDIYISPSQIRRFNLHTGDMIEGEVRIPKDGERYFALNKLDKINSLPPEDNKHKIMFENLTPLFPKEQMRLERDIKSEENITGRVIDIIAPIGRGQRALIVAPPKSGKTVMMQHLCHAITANHPEVVLMVLLVDERPEEVTEMQRTVRGEVIASTFDEPAARHVHVAEMVIERAKRLVELGKDVVIMLDSITRLARAYNNVLPSSGKVLTGGVDANALQRPKRFFGAARKIEEGGSLTIIATALVDTGSRMDEVIFEEFKGTGNCEIHLDRRLYEKRVFPSIQLNRSGTRREELLLQPEILQKTRILRQFMYNMDEIEAMEMVLKSMKSTKNNSEFFDMMRRGG encoded by the coding sequence ATGCACCTTAACGAACTCAAGGCACTGCACGTGTCTGAAGTCCTCAAGCAGGCCGAAGCCCTTGAGATCGAAAACCCCGGCCGCATGCGCAAGCAGGAGCTGATGTTCGCCATCATCAAGAAGCGCGCCAAGGGCGGCGAGCTGGTGTATGCCGACGGCGTGCTCGAAGTGCTGCCCGATGGCTTCGGCTTCCTCCGCGCGCCGGACACCAGCTACACGGCCAGCACCGACGACATCTACATCTCGCCCAGCCAGATCCGCCGCTTCAACCTGCACACCGGCGACATGATCGAAGGCGAAGTGCGCATCCCCAAGGACGGCGAACGCTACTTCGCGCTCAACAAGCTCGACAAGATCAACAGCCTGCCTCCCGAGGACAACAAGCACAAGATCATGTTCGAGAACCTGACGCCGCTGTTCCCCAAGGAACAGATGCGCCTGGAACGCGACATCAAGAGCGAAGAGAACATCACCGGCCGCGTGATCGACATCATCGCCCCCATCGGCCGCGGCCAGCGCGCGCTGATCGTCGCACCACCCAAGAGCGGCAAGACGGTGATGATGCAGCACCTGTGCCACGCGATCACCGCCAACCACCCTGAAGTGGTGCTGATGGTGCTGCTGGTGGACGAGCGCCCTGAGGAAGTGACCGAAATGCAGCGCACCGTGCGCGGCGAGGTCATCGCCTCCACCTTCGACGAACCCGCTGCCCGCCACGTGCACGTGGCCGAGATGGTGATCGAGCGCGCCAAGCGCCTGGTCGAGCTCGGCAAGGACGTCGTGATCATGCTCGACTCCATCACCCGCCTGGCCCGCGCCTACAACAACGTGCTGCCCTCCAGCGGCAAGGTGCTCACCGGTGGCGTCGACGCCAATGCCCTGCAACGTCCCAAGCGCTTCTTCGGCGCGGCGCGCAAGATCGAGGAAGGCGGCTCGCTCACCATCATCGCCACCGCCCTGGTCGACACCGGCAGCCGGATGGACGAAGTGATCTTTGAAGAGTTCAAGGGCACCGGCAACTGCGAAATCCACCTGGACCGCCGCCTGTACGAAAAGCGCGTGTTCCCCTCGATCCAGCTCAACCGCAGCGGCACGCGCCGCGAAGAATTGCTGCTGCAGCCCGAGATCCTGCAGAAGACCCGCATCCTGCGCCAGTTCATGTACAACATGGACGAAATCGAGGCCATGGAGATGGTGCTCAAGAGCATGAAGTCCACGAAGAACAATTCCGAGTTCTTCGACATGATGCGGCGGGGCGGCTAA
- a CDS encoding type B 50S ribosomal protein L31 yields MKEGIHPNYREVCFQDLSNGFKFVTRSCANTKEMIKMEDGRELPLYKLDTSSESHPFYTGTQKSVDNMGGRVERFRNRYGKTAAK; encoded by the coding sequence ATGAAAGAAGGCATTCACCCCAACTACCGCGAAGTCTGCTTCCAGGACCTCTCCAACGGTTTCAAGTTCGTGACCCGCTCCTGCGCCAACACGAAAGAGATGATCAAGATGGAAGACGGCCGCGAACTGCCGCTGTACAAGCTGGACACCTCCAGCGAATCGCACCCCTTCTACACCGGCACGCAAAAGAGCGTGGACAACATGGGTGGCCGCGTCGAGCGCTTCCGCAACCGCTACGGCAAAACCGCCGCCAAGTAA
- a CDS encoding ArnT family glycosyltransferase, whose product MNQPTPAIVTQSAVRRLPRVALILFCVAYVLPGFLGREPWKNADVSAFGVMLEMAAGHSGWWNPQVLGVAVEETGPLPYWLGAAFIRLLPFVSPDFAVRIPFALLLALTLVCTWYTVYHLARQPAAQPVAFAFGGEAKPTDYARALADAGLLALMACLGLAQLSHETTPDLARLAWVSLLLFSAARLAHAQSRHPMRGVVAWAVAVVALVLSGAPWVAGLLASGLLLVLWLSSKASESLEPQTDWALDTTHASSRPRLAWATASLALAFGAAVLIGLVPSPALQTPLNEVQWRSWTKLLAWFTWPAWPLVLWTLWRWRHQLLRPHVALPLWAVLVSVADSALSDERDRALLLALPALAALAAFALPTLRRSVSALVDWFTLVFFSGCALIIWVVWVAMQTGIPAKPAANVARLAPGFVPEFSFVLFLLAALATVAWLWLVAWRAGKHRQSLWKSLVLPAAGSTLCWLLLMTLWLPVLDFGRSYGPISRRIASLVTPNSCVLVDSLSQAQIAALQYHGKLELVRTGSSGEGRCRSLVASPEQQATLDQRIDLTQWAFKATVRRLTDNKESLLVYQRVSR is encoded by the coding sequence GTGAATCAACCTACCCCCGCCATCGTCACCCAGTCGGCCGTGCGCCGCTTGCCGCGCGTCGCGCTCATCCTGTTCTGCGTGGCCTACGTGCTGCCCGGCTTCCTGGGCCGCGAACCCTGGAAGAACGCCGACGTGTCCGCCTTTGGCGTGATGCTGGAGATGGCCGCCGGCCACAGCGGCTGGTGGAACCCGCAAGTGCTGGGGGTCGCGGTGGAGGAAACGGGCCCGCTTCCGTACTGGCTGGGCGCGGCCTTCATTCGCCTGCTTCCGTTTGTATCGCCCGATTTCGCGGTGCGCATTCCGTTCGCGCTCCTGCTGGCGCTCACGCTGGTCTGTACCTGGTACACGGTGTACCACCTCGCACGCCAGCCCGCGGCGCAGCCCGTGGCGTTCGCCTTCGGCGGCGAAGCCAAGCCCACCGACTATGCCCGCGCCCTGGCCGACGCGGGTCTGCTGGCGCTGATGGCCTGCCTGGGCCTGGCCCAGCTCTCCCACGAAACCACGCCCGATCTGGCGCGCCTGGCCTGGGTGTCCCTGTTGCTGTTCTCGGCAGCCCGGTTGGCCCACGCCCAGAGTCGCCATCCGATGCGCGGCGTGGTCGCCTGGGCCGTGGCGGTGGTGGCCCTGGTGCTCAGCGGTGCCCCCTGGGTCGCGGGCCTGCTGGCCAGCGGTCTGCTGCTGGTGCTATGGCTTTCGAGCAAGGCGTCTGAGTCGCTGGAGCCTCAGACCGACTGGGCGCTGGACACCACACACGCCTCGTCGCGACCTCGCCTGGCCTGGGCCACGGCGTCGCTGGCGCTGGCATTTGGCGCAGCGGTGCTCATCGGCCTCGTGCCCTCACCGGCCCTGCAGACGCCGCTGAACGAGGTGCAATGGCGCAGCTGGACCAAGCTGCTCGCCTGGTTCACCTGGCCCGCCTGGCCGCTGGTGCTCTGGACGCTCTGGCGCTGGCGCCACCAGTTGCTGCGCCCCCACGTGGCACTGCCGCTGTGGGCGGTGCTCGTGAGCGTGGCGGACAGCGCCTTGTCGGACGAGCGCGACCGCGCCCTGCTGCTCGCCCTGCCGGCACTGGCAGCATTGGCCGCTTTTGCCTTGCCCACCTTGCGCCGCAGCGTCTCTGCCTTGGTGGACTGGTTCACCCTCGTGTTCTTTTCCGGCTGCGCGCTGATCATCTGGGTGGTCTGGGTGGCCATGCAGACGGGCATACCGGCCAAGCCGGCGGCCAACGTGGCCAGGCTCGCGCCGGGTTTCGTGCCCGAATTTTCGTTCGTGCTGTTCCTGCTGGCGGCGCTGGCGACGGTGGCCTGGCTCTGGCTGGTGGCCTGGCGCGCCGGCAAGCACCGCCAGTCCTTGTGGAAAAGCCTCGTGCTGCCGGCCGCCGGCAGCACCTTGTGCTGGCTGTTGCTGATGACGCTGTGGCTGCCTGTGCTGGACTTCGGGCGCAGCTATGGCCCGATTTCACGCCGCATCGCCAGCCTGGTGACCCCGAACAGCTGTGTGCTGGTCGATAGCCTGAGCCAGGCCCAGATCGCCGCGCTGCAGTACCACGGCAAACTGGAGCTCGTGCGCACGGGATCGAGCGGCGAAGGCCGCTGCCGCAGCCTGGTCGCGTCCCCGGAACAGCAGGCTACCCTGGACCAACGCATCGACCTCACGCAGTGGGCCTTCAAGGCCACCGTGCGGCGGCTGACGGACAACAAGGAAAGCCTGCTGGTGTACCAGCGCGTCAGCCGCTGA
- the phoR gene encoding phosphate regulon sensor histidine kinase PhoR — MTRRAIELLLLVALGAVWGWTKGSPAITFAGGLVGALAWSFLDGMRARRVLHWLNKGEAARAPNLGGTWGDLVERCRKVIKKLEKKAQSSDARLEDFLAAIQASPNGVVLLDASGRIEWSNLTAANHLGFDAQGDLGQYVRNMVRNPAFTAYMAGGDFGHEIQIDGPGPRPSQPTKILLQIHPYGKKRKLMITRDVTAVQLAEAMRRDFVANVSHEIRTPLTVLSGFVETMQSIPLEEADRTRYLELMSQQAHRMQTLVSDLLTLSRLEGSPSPGAGEWIDGEELLRHVVSEARGLTQAIAATPHEIEPVEGPGIGVSGAKTELLSAMSNLMSNAVRYTPGGGKIQAGWRMRPDGWGEFFVSDTGPGIAAEHVPRLTERFYRVDRSRSRETGGTGLGLAIVKHVAQRHGGRIDVQSALGEGSTFTMALPPSRVRERVSG; from the coding sequence ATGACCCGTCGCGCCATCGAACTGCTGCTCCTGGTTGCGCTGGGGGCGGTGTGGGGCTGGACCAAAGGATCTCCCGCCATCACCTTTGCTGGTGGGCTGGTGGGCGCCTTGGCATGGTCCTTCCTGGACGGCATGCGCGCGCGGCGCGTGCTGCACTGGCTCAACAAAGGGGAGGCGGCGCGGGCGCCCAACCTCGGGGGCACCTGGGGCGACCTGGTGGAGCGTTGCCGCAAGGTCATCAAGAAGCTGGAGAAGAAGGCGCAAAGCAGCGATGCGCGGCTGGAGGATTTTCTGGCCGCCATCCAGGCTTCGCCCAATGGTGTGGTGTTGCTCGATGCATCGGGCCGCATCGAGTGGTCCAACCTGACCGCAGCCAACCACCTCGGGTTCGACGCGCAAGGCGATCTCGGCCAGTACGTGCGCAACATGGTTCGAAACCCGGCCTTCACCGCGTACATGGCCGGTGGCGATTTCGGCCACGAGATCCAGATCGATGGTCCGGGCCCGCGGCCGTCCCAGCCCACCAAGATCTTGTTGCAGATCCACCCGTACGGCAAGAAGCGCAAGCTGATGATCACGCGGGACGTGACGGCGGTGCAACTGGCCGAAGCCATGCGACGCGATTTCGTGGCCAACGTGTCCCACGAGATCCGCACGCCCTTGACCGTGCTCAGCGGTTTTGTCGAGACGATGCAGAGCATTCCTCTCGAAGAGGCCGATCGCACGCGTTATCTCGAACTCATGAGCCAGCAGGCCCACCGCATGCAGACGCTGGTGAGCGATCTGCTCACGCTCTCGCGCCTGGAGGGCAGTCCGTCACCCGGAGCGGGCGAATGGATCGACGGCGAAGAACTGCTGCGGCACGTGGTCTCGGAGGCCAGGGGCCTGACCCAGGCCATCGCGGCCACACCGCACGAGATCGAGCCCGTCGAAGGCCCCGGGATCGGGGTGTCGGGGGCCAAGACGGAGTTGTTGAGCGCGATGTCGAATCTGATGAGCAACGCCGTGCGCTATACGCCGGGGGGTGGAAAGATCCAGGCGGGATGGCGCATGCGCCCCGATGGCTGGGGGGAATTCTTTGTCAGCGACACGGGGCCAGGCATCGCGGCAGAGCATGTGCCACGCCTGACCGAGCGCTTCTACCGCGTGGACCGCAGCCGTTCGCGCGAAACCGGTGGCACCGGCCTGGGGCTGGCCATCGTGAAGCACGTGGCGCAACGGCACGGGGGGCGCATCGACGTGCAGAGCGCCTTGGGCGAAGGCTCCACCTTCACCATGGCATTGCCACCGTCTCGTGTCCGGGAGCGCGTCAGCGGCTGA